A single genomic interval of Nitrosomonadales bacterium harbors:
- a CDS encoding EAL domain-containing protein, giving the protein MTVRLHRGLASAFLLIACLACAGWAGAAEREVRIGVLSSGTLAQTRQQWQPTADYLGRAVPGHRFIIVPMFFPELDAAVDAGKLEFVLTSPEHYVRFHADHGMDALATLMPYAGEHPVNRFGGVIFTRADSKIRELAELRGKKVSAVGENSFGGQFVQRWTLIQWGVGIHEFAGMRYTGVPHDRVVSEVLSGRADAGFVRTGILERMAREGAIRLDQLRVLNRQPEETFPQLLSTDLYPEWPFAALAKVPFSLSKEVKQALLAIGEQDEAARRGGYYGFTPPGDYAPVEAVMMRLHLHPGHGGDFDWLDVYEKYTVSILGGLAALLAAVLLAVFYLWNTNRNLRRLYGERDHLALELITANALLEEKVSRRTSQLQDSREELQRLLDSMAEGTFGVDGQCNFSFVNAAFLRMLGFADAAEVLGKPVHGLIHHSRADGSPCPEGECQLTQALRNGRELHCDEEVFWRKDGSCIPVEYWGHPVIKGGVAIGAVVTFMDITERKKAEQEIYALAFHDALTQLPNRRLLIDRLGKAMAASVRNRNHGALMFLDLDYFKKLNDVHGHDFGDLLLVEVARRITGCLREQDSAARFGGDEFVILLDDLSVYPAEAAHQAGIVAEKVRATLARPYVLSRDAESADGETIEHFCSSSIGVTVFCGNEEGEDELLKRTDLAMYQAKNAGRNAIRFFDPAMQAAIEERATLEADLRRALEQQQFRLHYQIQVDCSRQPQGAEVLLRWEHPQRGLLMPADFVPLAEENGMIVQIGQWVLDAACAQLRAWHADPRLRDLQLAVNVSPRQFHQPDFVWQVQETLERHGVNPLLLKLELTESMVLENVEDNIAKMVALKEVGVRFSLDDFGTGYSSLSYLKRLPLDQIKIDQSFVRDIASDQGDKVMVLTMVDMGMNFEVDVIAEGVETEEQFNLLKRYGCSSFQGYLFNAALPVVMFEASVLDAMHESGCAGSC; this is encoded by the coding sequence ATGACAGTCCGCCTGCATCGTGGTCTTGCTTCCGCGTTCCTGCTGATCGCGTGCCTTGCCTGCGCCGGATGGGCGGGGGCGGCGGAACGCGAGGTGCGCATCGGCGTGCTGTCGTCCGGTACGCTTGCCCAGACCCGGCAGCAATGGCAGCCGACCGCCGATTACCTGGGCCGTGCCGTGCCGGGCCATCGTTTCATCATCGTGCCGATGTTCTTCCCGGAGCTGGATGCGGCGGTCGATGCCGGCAAGCTGGAGTTCGTGCTGACCAGTCCCGAGCATTATGTCCGCTTTCACGCCGATCATGGCATGGACGCGCTGGCCACGCTGATGCCTTATGCGGGGGAGCACCCGGTCAACCGCTTCGGCGGGGTGATCTTCACCCGCGCCGACAGCAAAATCCGGGAACTGGCCGAACTACGCGGCAAGAAGGTATCGGCGGTCGGCGAGAACTCATTCGGCGGCCAGTTCGTCCAGCGCTGGACGTTGATCCAGTGGGGGGTCGGCATCCACGAGTTCGCCGGGATGCGTTATACCGGGGTCCCGCACGATCGGGTGGTGTCCGAGGTGCTGTCGGGCAGGGCGGATGCCGGGTTCGTGCGCACCGGCATCCTCGAGCGCATGGCACGCGAGGGCGCCATCCGGCTGGATCAGCTCAGGGTGCTGAACCGGCAGCCCGAAGAGACGTTCCCGCAACTGCTTTCCACCGACCTGTATCCGGAATGGCCGTTCGCCGCGCTGGCCAAGGTGCCTTTCAGCCTGAGCAAGGAAGTGAAACAGGCGCTGTTGGCCATCGGCGAGCAGGACGAGGCGGCACGCAGAGGCGGCTATTACGGTTTTACGCCGCCCGGCGATTATGCGCCGGTCGAGGCGGTGATGATGCGCCTGCATCTGCATCCCGGGCACGGCGGGGATTTCGACTGGCTCGATGTCTACGAAAAATACACCGTATCCATCCTGGGCGGTTTGGCCGCCTTGTTGGCGGCGGTTCTTCTTGCCGTCTTCTACCTGTGGAACACCAACCGCAATTTGCGCCGCCTGTACGGGGAGCGCGACCATCTGGCGCTGGAACTGATCACCGCCAATGCCTTGCTGGAAGAAAAGGTCAGCCGACGCACCAGTCAGTTGCAGGACTCCCGGGAAGAACTGCAACGCCTGCTCGATTCGATGGCGGAAGGCACTTTCGGCGTGGACGGGCAGTGTAATTTCAGCTTCGTCAACGCGGCCTTCCTGCGCATGCTGGGTTTTGCGGACGCCGCCGAGGTGCTCGGCAAACCGGTCCACGGGCTGATCCACCATTCCCGTGCGGATGGCAGCCCATGTCCGGAGGGCGAATGCCAGTTGACCCAGGCGCTCCGGAACGGGCGGGAACTGCATTGCGATGAGGAGGTGTTCTGGCGCAAGGACGGCAGCTGCATCCCGGTGGAATATTGGGGGCATCCCGTCATCAAGGGGGGCGTCGCGATCGGCGCGGTCGTGACCTTCATGGATATCACCGAGCGCAAAAAAGCGGAGCAGGAGATCTATGCTCTTGCTTTCCACGATGCGCTCACGCAACTGCCCAACCGCCGGCTGTTGATCGACCGTCTCGGCAAGGCGATGGCAGCCTCCGTGCGCAACCGGAACCACGGCGCGCTGATGTTCCTCGATCTGGATTACTTCAAGAAGCTCAATGACGTGCATGGCCATGATTTTGGCGATCTGCTGCTGGTCGAAGTGGCGCGGCGCATCACCGGATGCCTGCGCGAGCAGGACAGCGCGGCGCGTTTCGGCGGTGACGAGTTCGTCATCCTGCTCGACGATCTCAGTGTGTACCCTGCCGAAGCGGCACACCAGGCAGGGATCGTGGCGGAAAAGGTGCGCGCCACCCTTGCGCGGCCTTATGTCCTGTCGCGTGATGCGGAATCCGCCGACGGCGAAACAATCGAGCATTTCTGTTCTTCCAGCATCGGCGTCACCGTGTTCTGCGGCAACGAGGAAGGTGAAGACGAGTTGCTCAAACGAACCGATCTGGCGATGTATCAGGCGAAGAATGCAGGGCGCAACGCCATCCGTTTCTTCGATCCGGCGATGCAGGCGGCCATCGAGGAGCGCGCGACGCTTGAGGCGGACCTGAGGCGGGCGCTGGAGCAGCAGCAGTTCAGGCTGCATTACCAGATACAGGTGGATTGTTCGCGCCAACCCCAGGGGGCGGAGGTGTTGCTGCGCTGGGAACACCCGCAGCGCGGGCTGCTGATGCCGGCCGACTTTGTCCCGCTGGCCGAGGAGAACGGCATGATCGTGCAGATCGGGCAATGGGTGCTGGATGCCGCCTGCGCGCAGCTCAGGGCCTGGCATGCCGATCCGCGGCTGCGCGACCTGCAGCTGGCGGTCAACGTGAGTCCCCGGCAGTTCCACCAGCCGGATTTCGTCTGGCAGGTGCAGGAGACCCTGGAACGCCATGGCGTCAACCCGCTGCTGCTCAAGCTGGAACTGACCGAGAGCATGGTGCTGGAGAACGTCGAGGACAACATCGCCAAGATGGTTGCCCTGAAGGAAGTGGGCGTGAGATTCTCGCTGGACGATTTCGGCACGGGCTATTCCTCGCTGTCCTACCTGAAGCGGCTGCCGCTGGACCAGATCAAGATCGACCAGTCGTTCGTGCGCGACATCGCCAGCGACCAGGGCGACAAGGTGATGGTGCTGACCATGGTGGACATGGGGATGAACTTCGAGGTGGACGTGATCGCGGAAGGGGTCGAGACCGAGGAGCAGTTCAACCTGCTGAAGCGCTATGGCTGCAGCAGCTTCCAGGGATACCTGTTCAATGCGGCGCTGCCGGTCGTGATGTTCGAAGCATCGGTACTCGACGCGATGCATGAGTCCGGCTGCGCCGGTTCGTGTTGA